A genome region from Chlamydiota bacterium includes the following:
- the rpsT gene encoding 30S ribosomal protein S20: MAEEEKKEAKKLAPKKPNAKKRDMQNVKKRAQGRIVKKEINTATSVYKKGVKEDKTGAQGLLNRVFSLLDKAVKKGVFKRNKAARDKSKLHTLLK; the protein is encoded by the coding sequence ATGGCAGAAGAAGAGAAAAAAGAAGCAAAAAAATTGGCTCCGAAAAAACCAAACGCCAAAAAGCGAGATATGCAAAATGTCAAGAAAAGAGCGCAAGGTCGCATAGTCAAAAAGGAGATCAATACAGCAACAAGCGTATATAAAAAAGGCGTAAAAGAGGATAAAACTGGAGCGCAAGGGTTGTTAAACCGTGTCTTTTCTCTTTTAGACAAAGCTGTGAAAAAAGGTGTGTTCAAACGAAATAAAGCCGCTCGCGATAAGTCTAAACTGCACACACTTTTAAAATAG